Proteins co-encoded in one Flavobacterium fluviale genomic window:
- a CDS encoding 3-hydroxyanthranilate 3,4-dioxygenase, protein MAIAKPFNLTQWIDENRHLLKPPVGNKNLYVDSGDYIVMIVAGPNARKDYHYNETEELFYQLEGSIKVVIQEDGERKEMELNAGDMYLHPAKVPHSPVRSERSIGLVIERKRAGKGYTDGLLWHCDNCNHKLYEVYFELHNIEKDFLPHFEHFYNSEELRTCDKCGTVMETDPRFTAKK, encoded by the coding sequence ATGGCTATAGCAAAACCTTTTAACCTGACACAATGGATTGACGAAAACCGTCATTTATTAAAACCGCCCGTTGGAAATAAAAATTTATATGTTGATTCTGGAGATTATATCGTAATGATTGTCGCAGGGCCAAATGCTCGAAAAGATTATCATTATAATGAAACAGAAGAACTTTTTTATCAGTTAGAAGGTAGTATAAAAGTCGTTATTCAAGAAGATGGTGAACGAAAGGAAATGGAATTAAATGCCGGTGATATGTATTTGCATCCTGCTAAAGTACCGCATTCTCCAGTTCGCTCAGAACGTTCTATTGGATTAGTTATTGAACGTAAACGTGCTGGAAAAGGGTATACAGATGGGTTGCTATGGCATTGCGATAACTGCAATCACAAGCTTTACGAAGTATATTTTGAATTGCACAATATCGAGAAAGATTTCCTTCCTCATTTTGAGCATTTCTACAATTCAGAAGAACTAAGAACATGCGATAAATGTGGAACAGTAATGGAAACTGATCCAAGATTTACGGCGAAGAAGTAA
- a CDS encoding type II toxin-antitoxin system RelE/ParE family toxin yields the protein MKIIWSKKSEYNFDNIYNYLEQFWSPVIAQKFIKDVLKIITLLENNPMLGKYNSKLKCRSMIISKNVMLYY from the coding sequence ATGAAGATTATTTGGTCTAAAAAATCAGAGTATAACTTTGATAATATTTACAATTACCTTGAACAATTTTGGTCGCCAGTGATAGCTCAAAAATTCATTAAAGATGTTTTAAAAATCATAACCTTATTAGAAAACAATCCTATGCTTGGAAAATATAATTCAAAATTAAAATGTCGAAGCATGATTATTTCAAAAAACGTTATGCTGTACTATTAA
- a CDS encoding MBL fold metallo-hydrolase, with product MSIFSRLLVCFLLISTNIFSQKEQKFSFQIVPLGVKGGIDEKNLSAYLTAPSNTKDFICLDAGTINAGIEKAIENKVFKVSTSEVLRKYIKGYLISHAHLDHVSGLIINSPADSSKTVYATNKCMEMMENHYFNDQTWANFGDAGPGFPLKKYHFQTLKLNEESALTNTKMTVKAFPLSHVSPFESTAFLVKNENNYVLYLGDTGPDEVEKSNNLRDLWTAVAPLLKAKQLKGIFIEVSFPNEQPDKFLFGHLTPNYLMKELHILEELSGKDSLKNFKIIITHLKPPAKNITKIRQQLKHQNDLGLKIIYPEQGKRFEL from the coding sequence ATGAGCATTTTCAGTCGGCTTTTAGTTTGCTTCCTTTTAATTTCCACCAATATATTTTCTCAGAAAGAACAAAAATTTTCTTTTCAAATTGTGCCTTTAGGTGTGAAAGGTGGCATAGACGAAAAAAATCTTTCGGCTTATTTAACAGCTCCATCCAACACAAAAGATTTTATTTGTTTGGATGCGGGAACTATAAACGCAGGAATTGAAAAAGCGATTGAAAATAAAGTATTTAAAGTTTCTACCAGCGAAGTTCTCCGAAAATACATTAAAGGTTATCTAATTTCGCACGCGCATTTAGATCATGTTTCGGGATTAATTATTAACTCTCCTGCTGACTCTTCTAAAACAGTTTACGCAACTAATAAATGTATGGAAATGATGGAAAACCATTATTTCAATGATCAGACTTGGGCCAATTTTGGAGATGCGGGTCCAGGTTTTCCTTTAAAAAAATACCATTTTCAAACTTTAAAGTTGAATGAAGAATCTGCTCTAACCAATACAAAAATGACAGTTAAAGCATTTCCGTTAAGCCATGTTAGTCCGTTTGAAAGCACTGCTTTTTTAGTTAAAAATGAAAATAATTATGTTCTTTATTTAGGAGATACCGGACCAGATGAAGTTGAAAAAAGCAATAATCTCCGTGATTTATGGACAGCAGTTGCGCCTTTGCTAAAAGCCAAACAATTAAAAGGAATTTTTATTGAAGTTTCTTTTCCGAATGAACAGCCTGATAAATTTTTATTTGGTCATTTGACTCCGAATTATTTAATGAAAGAACTTCACATTTTGGAAGAATTATCTGGAAAAGATTCCTTAAAAAATTTCAAAATCATTATTACACATTTAAAACCGCCTGCTAAAAATATTACAAAGATCAGACAGCAGTTAAAGCATCAAAATGATTTAGGATTGAAGATTATCTATCCTGAGCAAGGGAAAAGATTTGAGTTGTAA
- the amaB gene encoding L-piperidine-6-carboxylate dehydrogenase encodes MTTIASQFGMNEALEKLGIKLVNDGTSTGTENFASGEVLDSFSPVDGKLIASVKTSTLEDYEKVMRSATEAFKTFRLIPAPQRGEIVRQFGEKLRQNKEALGKLVSYEMGKSLQEGFGEVQEMIDICDFAVGLSRQLHGLTMHSERPGHRMYEQYHPLGIVGIISAFNFPVAVWSWNTALAWISGDVCVWKPSEKTPLCGIACQNIIAQVIKENNLPEGISCLLTGDYTIGELLTKDTRIPLISATGSTRMGKIVAQAVAGRLGKSLLELGGNNAIIVTPDADIKMTVIGAVFGAVGTAGQRCTSTRRLIIHESIYDKVKDALVAAYKQLRIGNPLDENNHVGPLIDMHAVELYATALNRVVAEGGKIIVEGGVLSGEGYESGCYVKPAIAEAENSFEIVQHETFAPVLYLIKYSGDVENAIEIQNGVAQGLSSAIMTNNLREAERFLSVTGSDCGIANVNIGTSGAEIGGAFGGEKETGGGRESGSDAWKIYMRRQTNTINYTTNLPLAQGIKFDL; translated from the coding sequence ATGACAACAATAGCATCACAATTTGGCATGAATGAAGCTTTGGAAAAGCTGGGAATAAAACTGGTGAACGACGGAACTTCAACAGGAACAGAAAATTTTGCATCGGGCGAAGTTTTGGATAGTTTTTCTCCCGTAGATGGAAAATTAATTGCTTCGGTTAAAACTTCGACTCTTGAAGATTATGAAAAAGTAATGCGTTCCGCTACAGAAGCTTTTAAAACATTTCGATTAATTCCTGCGCCGCAACGTGGTGAAATTGTGCGTCAGTTTGGTGAAAAATTGAGACAAAACAAAGAAGCTCTTGGGAAATTGGTTTCTTACGAAATGGGTAAATCATTGCAGGAAGGTTTTGGGGAAGTTCAGGAAATGATTGATATATGCGATTTTGCAGTTGGTTTGTCACGTCAATTACACGGATTAACCATGCATTCTGAAAGACCAGGACATCGTATGTACGAGCAATATCATCCTTTAGGAATTGTTGGAATTATTTCTGCATTTAACTTTCCAGTTGCAGTTTGGTCATGGAATACTGCTTTAGCTTGGATTTCTGGTGATGTATGTGTTTGGAAACCTTCTGAAAAAACACCACTTTGCGGAATTGCCTGCCAAAATATTATTGCTCAAGTTATTAAGGAAAATAATCTTCCTGAAGGAATTTCATGTTTACTAACTGGAGACTACACAATAGGAGAGCTGCTAACAAAAGACACTCGTATTCCATTAATTTCTGCGACTGGTTCTACAAGAATGGGGAAAATTGTAGCCCAAGCTGTTGCAGGAAGATTAGGTAAATCTTTATTAGAATTAGGCGGAAATAATGCTATTATAGTCACTCCAGATGCAGACATAAAAATGACTGTAATTGGAGCAGTTTTTGGAGCTGTGGGAACTGCTGGACAGCGTTGTACTTCAACTCGAAGATTGATTATTCACGAAAGTATTTATGATAAAGTAAAAGATGCTTTAGTAGCTGCTTATAAACAATTACGAATCGGAAATCCGCTTGACGAAAACAATCATGTTGGACCTTTAATTGATATGCACGCTGTGGAATTGTACGCAACGGCTTTAAACAGAGTAGTGGCTGAAGGCGGAAAAATTATAGTTGAAGGGGGAGTGCTTTCTGGAGAAGGTTATGAAAGTGGCTGCTATGTAAAACCTGCAATTGCAGAAGCAGAAAATTCATTTGAAATTGTACAGCATGAAACTTTTGCTCCTGTTTTATATTTGATTAAGTATTCTGGAGATGTCGAGAATGCTATTGAAATTCAAAATGGTGTTGCTCAAGGATTATCATCAGCGATTATGACGAATAATTTGCGTGAAGCCGAAAGATTTTTGTCTGTTACAGGTTCTGACTGTGGAATTGCAAATGTAAATATCGGAACTTCAGGAGCTGAGATTGGCGGTGCTTTTGGAGGTGAAAAGGAAACTGGAGGCGGACGCGAATCTGGTTCTGATGCTTGGAAAATTTATATGAGACGCCAGACGAATACTATTAATTATACCACAAATCTTCCTTTGGCGCAGGGAATTAAGTTTGATTTGTAA
- a CDS encoding pectate lyase family protein — protein sequence MKKNLLLVAVFLMTVQLWAQSVTINEASGWLESAFIKWQPVSGAQSYNVYYTGNGFTDKKIDDQLIRSYGSYFRADIPGLKAGTYTVKVKPVVNGTEGTGASKGNLNVAAHDRNGFAFEGGRVPGGYKADGTPKDNAVILYITQNTKNTVSMNITGASTNPCIGLQNILYAIKKGKDTRPFIIRLIGNVTDMTVMEGGDVVIENANNASSYVTFEGIGNDAVANGWGVRLKSASNIEVNNLGFMNCNSTAGDNIGMQQDNDHIWVHNCDLFYGNAGSDADQIKGDGALDNKTSTYITLSYNHFWDNGKASLLGLSEGTTSGLYITYHHNWFDHSDSRHPRVRYYSAHIYNNYFDGIAKYGSGSTLGSSLFVEGNYFRNSKHPMLTSLQGTDIWDEANQVNNAGTMGTFSGEAGGSIKAFNNTFDASNGTNNMRFVAYNDPNPLYNIAGKISSTTDFDAYVATTRGEVVSSSVKSKSGANTYNNFDTDAGLYVKNLVIDQPAAAKTKTMQYAGRISGGDLQWTFNNAVDDTSSLVINALKTALTNYTGTLVAVQGEGNPPAGSQSLTLTSSANNNQTVVSGSAISSIVFTWGGDATNATVTGIPASGLTFVKNTTAKTITITGTPTATVSYSIATSGTSGSPASGSGTITVTAAGNQTLTSSGNNSQTVSSGTAISSIVFTWGGNATDATVTGLPASGLSFVKNTTAKTITITGTPTANVSYSIATSGTAGSPATASGTITVSTSSSGSEIHNFTTSGKTSTFYAITGNMNSTPGSVSYNGLTLTQRLKIESSTTINYTTTSASTLTLVFDSNFTGTIKVDNVSYTASAGIVTASLAAGSHTITKGSVANLFYISTVYGGSTLKAAPASYSLAAENTEAKIILYPNPVSSTLYLSDPNQKVEKVLIYNISGNLVSATGKQTESIDTNGLIPGTYLAKIYTTDGSFNQTILKK from the coding sequence ATGAAAAAAAACCTACTCTTAGTGGCTGTATTTCTCATGACAGTTCAGTTATGGGCACAGTCAGTAACAATTAACGAAGCTTCAGGCTGGTTAGAATCAGCTTTTATTAAATGGCAGCCGGTCAGCGGTGCACAATCGTATAACGTCTACTACACAGGAAACGGGTTTACCGATAAAAAAATAGACGACCAGCTTATAAGAAGTTATGGTTCTTATTTTCGTGCTGATATTCCTGGTTTGAAAGCTGGAACTTACACTGTAAAGGTAAAACCTGTCGTGAATGGCACAGAGGGAACAGGAGCTTCTAAAGGTAATTTAAACGTAGCTGCTCATGACAGAAATGGATTTGCTTTTGAAGGCGGACGTGTTCCCGGCGGATATAAAGCTGACGGTACTCCGAAGGATAATGCCGTGATTCTTTACATCACACAAAATACCAAAAACACCGTTTCAATGAATATTACCGGAGCAAGTACAAATCCTTGTATTGGTTTACAAAATATTCTTTATGCGATTAAGAAAGGAAAAGACACTCGCCCGTTTATCATTCGTTTGATCGGAAATGTTACTGATATGACAGTTATGGAAGGTGGCGATGTTGTAATTGAAAATGCTAACAATGCTTCAAGTTATGTAACTTTTGAAGGTATTGGAAACGATGCTGTTGCTAATGGATGGGGAGTTCGTTTAAAATCGGCATCCAACATTGAAGTGAATAATCTTGGTTTCATGAATTGCAACAGTACCGCTGGCGATAATATTGGAATGCAACAAGACAATGATCATATTTGGGTTCATAACTGCGATTTATTTTATGGAAATGCAGGAAGCGATGCAGATCAAATAAAAGGAGATGGCGCATTAGACAATAAAACTTCAACTTATATCACTTTGTCTTACAATCACTTTTGGGATAATGGAAAAGCCAGTCTTTTAGGATTAAGCGAAGGAACAACATCTGGATTGTATATAACGTATCACCACAACTGGTTTGATCATTCTGATTCTCGTCATCCAAGAGTTCGTTATTATTCTGCGCATATCTATAACAATTATTTTGATGGTATTGCAAAATATGGCTCAGGATCTACATTGGGATCTTCTCTATTTGTAGAAGGAAATTATTTTAGAAATAGTAAGCATCCAATGTTGACTTCTCTTCAAGGAACTGATATTTGGGATGAAGCCAATCAAGTGAATAACGCTGGAACAATGGGAACATTTTCTGGCGAAGCTGGAGGAAGCATTAAAGCTTTTAACAACACATTTGATGCTTCAAATGGAACAAATAATATGCGTTTCGTAGCTTACAATGATCCAAATCCTTTATACAATATCGCAGGAAAAATAAGTTCTACAACAGATTTTGATGCTTATGTAGCTACAACAAGAGGTGAAGTTGTAAGCAGTTCTGTAAAATCAAAATCGGGAGCAAATACCTATAATAATTTTGATACTGATGCTGGTTTATACGTAAAAAATCTAGTAATCGATCAGCCGGCAGCGGCAAAAACGAAAACAATGCAATATGCTGGGCGCATCTCAGGAGGAGATCTTCAATGGACATTTAACAATGCTGTTGACGACACTTCATCACTAGTTATCAATGCATTAAAAACGGCATTAACAAATTATACTGGAACTTTAGTTGCTGTACAAGGAGAAGGAAACCCGCCTGCTGGAAGTCAGTCTTTAACCTTAACCTCATCTGCAAATAATAATCAAACTGTCGTAAGTGGTTCGGCGATAAGTTCAATTGTTTTTACTTGGGGTGGAGATGCAACAAATGCAACTGTAACAGGAATACCAGCTTCTGGATTAACTTTTGTGAAAAATACAACTGCGAAAACAATAACAATTACTGGAACACCAACAGCAACTGTTTCTTATTCAATCGCTACTTCTGGTACGAGCGGTTCACCAGCAAGTGGATCTGGTACTATAACGGTTACGGCTGCAGGAAATCAAACTTTAACTTCCTCTGGAAATAATAGTCAAACTGTTTCCTCTGGAACTGCAATTAGTTCTATCGTATTTACTTGGGGCGGAAATGCAACAGATGCTACTGTAACTGGATTACCAGCCTCTGGATTAAGCTTTGTAAAAAACACAACTGCAAAAACAATAACGATAACAGGAACACCAACCGCAAATGTATCGTATTCTATAGCAACTTCTGGAACAGCAGGATCACCAGCAACAGCATCGGGAACAATAACTGTTTCTACTAGCTCATCAGGAAGTGAAATTCATAATTTTACAACATCTGGAAAAACGAGCACGTTTTACGCAATTACAGGAAACATGAATTCTACGCCAGGGTCTGTGTCCTACAATGGGCTAACTTTAACACAGCGTTTAAAAATAGAATCAAGTACCACTATCAATTATACTACTACAAGTGCATCAACACTAACTTTAGTTTTTGATTCCAATTTTACGGGAACAATTAAGGTAGATAATGTTTCTTATACTGCATCTGCAGGAATCGTAACTGCATCACTTGCTGCTGGTTCACACACTATAACAAAAGGTTCTGTTGCTAATTTATTCTATATCAGTACAGTTTACGGTGGAAGTACATTAAAAGCAGCACCTGCTTCCTATTCTTTAGCAGCTGAAAATACAGAGGCTAAAATTATATTGTATCCAAATCCAGTTTCGAGTACTTTGTATTTATCCGATCCAAATCAGAAAGTGGAGAAAGTTTTAATTTACAATATTTCAGGGAACCTTGTAAGTGCTACTGGAAAACAAACCGAAAGTATTGATACAAATGGTTTAATTCCGGGAACTTATCTGGCAAAAATTTATACGACTGATGGTTCATTCAATCAGACAATTCTAAAAAAATAA
- a CDS encoding Bax inhibitor-1/YccA family protein translates to MNFNSKNPFLNSKRFSSATSKAEEVHQAQIIDYNQEMTVSGTINKTAILFLILCGAAMVTWWMAFNGMNPMLPTIGGAIIAFILVIVSAFKPQASPYLAPGYALFEGLFIGGISAIFELKFPGIVINAVGATLVTFLVCLGLYKFKIVKVTEQFKSVVIAATLAIATYYLISWVVSMFTSFTPVHHGNSMMSIGISVFVIIIAALNLFLDFDLIEKGAKEKMPKFMEWYGAMGLMITLVWLYIEFLRLLAKLSSKD, encoded by the coding sequence ATGAACTTTAATTCAAAAAATCCGTTTTTAAACAGTAAGCGTTTTTCTAGTGCAACTTCAAAAGCTGAAGAAGTACACCAAGCTCAAATTATTGATTACAATCAAGAAATGACGGTGTCAGGAACAATTAACAAAACGGCAATTTTATTTTTAATTTTATGCGGTGCCGCAATGGTAACTTGGTGGATGGCCTTTAATGGAATGAATCCTATGCTTCCAACTATTGGAGGAGCAATTATTGCTTTTATTCTTGTTATAGTTTCTGCTTTTAAACCACAAGCTTCACCTTATTTAGCGCCAGGATATGCTTTATTTGAAGGTTTATTTATTGGAGGAATTTCTGCAATATTCGAATTGAAATTTCCAGGAATTGTAATTAATGCCGTTGGAGCAACTTTAGTGACTTTTTTAGTTTGTCTAGGTTTATACAAATTCAAAATTGTTAAAGTTACAGAGCAATTTAAATCTGTTGTTATTGCTGCGACTTTGGCAATTGCGACTTATTATTTAATTTCATGGGTTGTATCAATGTTTACAAGCTTTACTCCTGTGCATCATGGAAACTCAATGATGAGTATTGGTATCAGCGTTTTTGTAATTATAATCGCAGCTCTTAACTTATTCTTAGATTTTGATTTAATTGAAAAAGGAGCAAAAGAAAAAATGCCAAAGTTTATGGAATGGTACGGTGCTATGGGACTTATGATCACATTAGTTTGGTTGTATATTGAATTTTTAAGACTGCTCGCTAAACTATCGAGCAAAGACTAA
- a CDS encoding NADH-quinone oxidoreductase subunit N: protein MNTLIAITGLGIFCLLFEILNLRKAIVPITIVGLLGVLALNFYEFGTEQSYYNNMIAVSKFSTAFSSLFIVLTIFLVALSHNFYHKHPSKISDFVAIKVFLLAGAVAMVSFGNLAMFFLGIEILSIALYVLAASERLNLKSNEAGMKYFLMGSFASGIILFGICLIYGAMGSFDISEIHESALSAELPIWFPIGMILMVVGMLFKVAAVPFHFWAPDVYEGSPALTTALMSTLAKVVAIATLFKLIAGMNFISSLENQDLLHTFEVIVVIISIASMSVGNIMALRQVNVKRMLAFSGISHAGFMLMTLLTVSASAGVLLYYTAAYALAGIAAFSVILYVCRDHDNEDITNFHGLGKTNPLLATILTASLLSMAGIPIFSGFFAKLFLFNQTIQAGYIGLVIVAVINSIISVAYYFKLILAMYSKEPNQERTGKPFLIYAVAVVSIVLNITLGLFPSLVLDLLN from the coding sequence ATGAATACATTAATAGCTATAACAGGATTGGGTATTTTCTGCCTATTGTTTGAAATTCTTAATTTAAGAAAAGCCATCGTCCCTATTACCATTGTTGGTTTATTAGGTGTATTGGCTCTTAATTTCTACGAATTTGGAACTGAACAAAGTTATTACAACAATATGATAGCAGTGTCAAAGTTTTCTACAGCTTTTTCATCGTTGTTCATCGTTTTGACGATTTTCCTTGTAGCGTTAAGTCATAATTTTTATCACAAGCATCCATCAAAAATTTCAGATTTCGTTGCAATTAAAGTATTCTTACTTGCTGGAGCTGTTGCAATGGTTTCTTTTGGAAACTTAGCGATGTTTTTTCTAGGTATCGAAATCTTATCAATCGCTTTATATGTTTTAGCTGCCAGCGAACGTTTAAATTTAAAAAGTAACGAAGCGGGAATGAAATATTTCTTAATGGGATCTTTCGCTTCTGGAATTATCTTATTTGGAATTTGTTTGATTTATGGAGCAATGGGAAGTTTTGACATCAGCGAAATACACGAAAGTGCATTGTCTGCAGAATTACCAATCTGGTTTCCTATCGGAATGATTTTAATGGTAGTTGGTATGTTGTTTAAAGTTGCCGCAGTTCCTTTCCATTTCTGGGCTCCAGATGTTTACGAAGGTTCGCCAGCTTTAACAACAGCTTTAATGAGTACATTGGCAAAAGTGGTCGCAATTGCAACCTTATTCAAATTAATTGCTGGTATGAACTTCATTTCTTCATTAGAAAACCAAGATCTTTTACATACGTTTGAAGTCATAGTGGTTATCATTTCAATCGCTTCAATGTCTGTTGGTAACATTATGGCATTAAGACAAGTAAACGTTAAACGTATGCTTGCTTTTTCTGGAATTTCTCATGCTGGTTTCATGTTAATGACATTATTAACTGTTTCTGCTTCTGCTGGTGTTTTATTATATTACACTGCTGCTTATGCTTTGGCTGGAATCGCTGCTTTTAGTGTTATTTTATATGTATGCAGAGATCATGACAATGAAGACATTACAAATTTTCATGGTTTAGGAAAAACAAATCCGTTATTGGCTACTATTCTTACAGCTTCATTATTATCAATGGCTGGAATCCCGATTTTCTCAGGATTTTTTGCGAAGTTATTTTTATTCAATCAAACTATTCAGGCAGGATATATTGGTTTAGTAATTGTTGCTGTAATCAATTCTATTATAAGTGTTGCATATTATTTCAAACTAATACTTGCAATGTATTCTAAAGAGCCAAATCAAGAAAGAACTGGAAAACCATTTCTTATTTATGCAGTTGCTGTAGTATCAATTGTATTGAATATTACATTAGGTTTATTCCCTTCATTAGTTTTAGATCTTTTGAATTAA
- a CDS encoding complex I subunit 4 family protein, which translates to MNVSTILIILLIGAFATYFSGDKLASKVALLFSLAALGCSIVLLNNFSAGENISVINSWITQPKISFALNADGLGLAMVLLTAALTPIIIFSSFGNEYKNAKGFYALILFMAFAMTGTFLAADGLLYYIFWELALIPIYFIALIWGNGDAEERRKAVVKFFIYTLAGSLFMLTAFIYLYQKAGSFLIEDLYKVDLSACEQFWIFLAFFLAYAIKIPIIPFHTWQANVYQKAPTVGTMLLSGIMLKMGLYSVIRWQLPLAPTAAKEYMYIFIGLGIAGVIYGSIVALRQKDLKKLLAYSSLAHVGLIAAGSYTLTLDGLRGAVLQMIAHGFAVVGLFFAAEVIYRRFETREIGEMGGIRTQSPKFTSMFLILVLASVALPSTFNFVGEFTVLYSLSQINIWFAILGGTTIILGAYYMLRMFQHVMLGETNSKTFADVSLNEGISFAVIIAVLLFFGFYPKPITDLITPSLETILQVINKN; encoded by the coding sequence ATGAACGTTTCTACTATATTAATTATACTTTTAATTGGTGCATTTGCCACTTATTTTTCTGGTGACAAACTAGCTTCGAAAGTTGCTCTACTTTTTAGTTTAGCCGCTTTAGGATGTTCAATTGTATTATTGAATAATTTTTCTGCTGGTGAAAATATCAGCGTAATCAACAGCTGGATTACACAGCCAAAAATTTCTTTTGCTTTAAATGCTGACGGACTTGGACTTGCAATGGTTTTACTAACTGCAGCTTTAACTCCGATTATCATATTTTCTTCTTTCGGAAATGAATATAAAAATGCTAAAGGTTTCTATGCATTGATCTTGTTTATGGCTTTTGCTATGACTGGAACTTTCTTAGCTGCTGATGGTCTTTTATATTATATTTTCTGGGAGTTAGCACTTATTCCAATTTACTTTATTGCCTTAATTTGGGGTAATGGCGACGCTGAAGAACGCAGAAAAGCTGTGGTTAAATTCTTTATTTATACACTTGCTGGTTCATTATTCATGTTAACTGCTTTCATTTATTTATACCAAAAAGCTGGTTCTTTCTTAATCGAAGATTTATATAAAGTAGATTTATCTGCGTGCGAGCAATTCTGGATTTTCTTGGCTTTCTTTTTAGCTTACGCTATCAAAATTCCAATTATTCCTTTCCATACTTGGCAGGCAAATGTGTACCAAAAAGCACCAACTGTTGGAACAATGCTTTTATCTGGTATCATGTTAAAAATGGGATTGTACAGTGTAATTCGCTGGCAATTACCTCTTGCGCCTACTGCTGCTAAAGAATACATGTATATCTTTATTGGTTTAGGAATTGCAGGTGTAATCTACGGTTCGATCGTTGCACTGAGACAAAAAGATTTAAAAAAATTATTAGCTTACTCTTCTCTTGCCCACGTTGGATTAATTGCTGCAGGATCTTACACTTTAACCCTTGATGGTTTAAGAGGTGCTGTTTTGCAAATGATCGCTCACGGTTTTGCGGTAGTTGGATTATTCTTTGCTGCCGAAGTAATCTATAGAAGATTTGAAACTAGAGAAATTGGAGAAATGGGCGGTATTCGTACACAATCTCCAAAATTTACTTCAATGTTTTTAATTTTAGTATTAGCTTCTGTTGCGCTGCCAAGTACTTTTAACTTTGTTGGAGAATTTACAGTTTTATACAGTTTATCTCAGATAAATATTTGGTTTGCAATTCTGGGTGGAACTACAATTATTTTGGGAGCTTACTATATGTTGAGAATGTTCCAGCATGTAATGTTAGGCGAAACCAATTCTAAAACTTTTGCAGATGTTTCTTTGAATGAAGGAATTTCATTTGCAGTAATAATTGCTGTTTTATTGTTCTTCGGATTTTATCCAAAACCAATTACAGATTTGATTACACCAAGCTTGGAAACGATTTTACAAGTTATCAATAAGAACTAA